From Gammaproteobacteria bacterium:
TTTTATGTTGTACACCGGAATCATCCAGCCCGGTGCCGGGTCCGGCTAATTCAGCGGCGTCCTGGTTTAATAAAGCACAAGCGACGGCTGCGGCAGCGGTGGTGTTGCCGATACCCATTTCCCCGCCGATGAACAAGTGGGTTTTTTCCAGAGCGGCTTTCTCTGCCGCCTGTCGTCCCGTATTTAGAGCGGCGAATAATTGTTGCTCGCTCATGGCAGCTTCCTGGGTGAAGTCTTGGGTGCCGGGGCCCAATCGGGCCTGTTGTACCAGGGGTAGATCGCCGGGGTCTACCGCCGTGCCCAGATTAATCACTTGCAAAGAAGCACCGATACTTTTGGCCAATACATTAATGGCAGCTCCACCGCGGGCAAAGTTGCGAACCATTTCTGCAGTGACGGCCTGGGGAAAAGCCGACACCCCTTGTGCAGCCACACCATGGTCTCCGGCAAACACTGTAATGTGTACCGTATCGATTTGCGGTAACTCCCGGCCCTGTAGACCTGCCAATTGGATAGCAACGGTTTCCAAACGACCAAGAGCACCGGGAGGCTTGGTAAGCCGGCCTTGCCGATCCCTGGCCAGGTTTTGCATTTCTGTGTTTACGCTTGCACAGGGTACGTTGAGCCAATCAGCAGTCATACTTCTATCCTTTCGGTTAAATTGCTCTTTTTAAAT
This genomic window contains:
- the cobT gene encoding nicotinate-nucleotide--dimethylbenzimidazole phosphoribosyltransferase, which gives rise to MTADWLNVPCASVNTEMQNLARDRQGRLTKPPGALGRLETVAIQLAGLQGRELPQIDTVHITVFAGDHGVAAQGVSAFPQAVTAEMVRNFARGGAAINVLAKSIGASLQVINLGTAVDPGDLPLVQQARLGPGTQDFTQEAAMSEQQLFAALNTGRQAAEKAALEKTHLFIGGEMGIGNTTAAAAVACALLNQDAAELAGPGTGLDDSGVQHKIKVINQALQLHQSALNDPLQVLRCLGGFEIAAMTGAFISCAHTGTPVLVDGFISSVAALLAQAICPGASQWFLYAHRSAEPGHRHIVEALDAKPLLDMGMRLGEGSGAATAVPLLRLACALHANMATFAEAGVSEKEN